A window of the Streptomyces griseochromogenes genome harbors these coding sequences:
- a CDS encoding NADAR family protein: protein MGKIDGAEALIREVRAGARIRYLHFWGHRPRPDGRIGASCLSQWWPSPFVVDGVRYATAEHWMMAGKARLFGDAEAERRVLAAEHPAAAKKAGRLVRDFDEEIWERERFGIVVEGSVHKFASDDGLRGFLLDTGDRVLVEASPLDRVWGIGLAADDEASADPERWRGPNLLGFALMEARERLRRV from the coding sequence ATGGGGAAGATCGACGGGGCGGAAGCCCTGATCAGGGAGGTCCGGGCGGGTGCCCGGATCAGGTATCTGCACTTCTGGGGGCACCGGCCGCGGCCGGACGGCCGGATCGGCGCGAGCTGTCTGAGTCAGTGGTGGCCGTCACCGTTCGTGGTGGACGGTGTGCGGTATGCGACGGCCGAGCACTGGATGATGGCCGGCAAGGCACGGCTGTTCGGGGACGCCGAGGCCGAGCGCCGGGTGCTGGCGGCGGAGCATCCGGCCGCGGCGAAGAAGGCGGGGCGGCTGGTCCGTGACTTCGACGAGGAGATATGGGAGCGGGAGCGCTTCGGAATCGTCGTCGAGGGCAGCGTCCACAAGTTCGCGTCGGACGACGGCCTGCGGGGGTTCCTGCTGGACACCGGTGACCGGGTCCTGGTCGAGGCGAGCCCTCTGGACCGGGTGTGGGGCATCGGCCTCGCCGCGGACGACGAGGCGTCCGCGGACCCCGAGCGCTGGCGCGGGCCGAACCTGCTGGGCTTCGCACTGATGGAGGCGCGGGAGCGGCTGCGGCGCGTATGA
- a CDS encoding serine hydrolase domain-containing protein yields the protein MRPRSRGTVLAAALALALAAGPLVAPAFAAPDRTATGTTSGTATGTTTGPDAKALAAAIAGLPDHDATAAALRVGGKGTWRGTAGVRDVRSGAPVLENGRFRAGSVTKVVTAAVVLQLAAEGRIDLDGTVQRYLPGLLTDAFRPITVRQLLNYTSGLRPGASLGDTVEDGYPHRFETLTPQQVVASSVAQGPAYEPGTHQEYDNIHYTVLGMLIEKVTGDSYAHQAAVRIFRPLGMRDSSFPVGADPRIHGPHNRGYDWIDGKLVDVTEWNMSDRWAAGDLISTTADLEKLLVGLFRGRVVPEPQLKEMFTLPDVPGARYGAALERFELNGKVIWGKTGSRPGYATVMAATPDLSRTLVYSVDATDAKGDGQAIAERFAYPAFKR from the coding sequence ATGCGCCCACGCAGCCGCGGCACCGTCCTCGCCGCCGCCCTCGCGCTGGCCCTGGCGGCCGGCCCGCTGGTGGCCCCCGCCTTCGCCGCGCCCGACCGGACGGCGACCGGCACGACGAGCGGCACGGCGACCGGCACGACGACCGGTCCGGACGCCAAAGCCCTGGCCGCGGCGATCGCCGGGCTGCCCGACCACGACGCCACCGCCGCGGCCCTCCGCGTCGGCGGCAAGGGGACGTGGCGTGGGACGGCCGGAGTGCGGGACGTCCGGTCCGGGGCGCCGGTGCTGGAGAACGGACGCTTCCGGGCCGGTTCGGTGACGAAGGTGGTCACCGCGGCGGTCGTGCTGCAGCTGGCCGCCGAGGGCCGCATCGACCTCGACGGCACTGTGCAGCGGTATCTGCCGGGCCTGCTCACCGACGCCTTCCGCCCGATCACCGTGAGGCAGTTGCTGAACTACACCAGCGGTCTGCGGCCGGGTGCGTCCCTCGGGGACACGGTCGAGGACGGGTACCCGCACCGCTTCGAGACGCTGACGCCCCAGCAGGTCGTGGCGTCCTCCGTCGCCCAGGGTCCGGCGTACGAGCCGGGCACCCACCAGGAGTACGACAACATTCACTACACCGTGCTCGGCATGCTCATAGAGAAGGTGACCGGCGACTCGTACGCCCACCAGGCCGCGGTGCGGATCTTCCGGCCGCTCGGCATGCGGGACAGCTCGTTCCCCGTCGGAGCCGACCCGCGTATCCACGGACCGCACAACCGTGGCTACGACTGGATCGACGGCAAGCTGGTGGATGTGACCGAGTGGAACATGTCCGACCGGTGGGCGGCCGGCGACCTGATCTCCACGACCGCCGACCTGGAGAAGCTGCTGGTGGGGCTGTTCCGCGGCCGGGTGGTGCCCGAGCCGCAGCTGAAGGAGATGTTCACGCTTCCCGACGTGCCCGGCGCGCGCTACGGCGCGGCGCTGGAGCGGTTCGAGCTGAACGGCAAGGTGATCTGGGGCAAGACCGGCTCACGGCCCGGCTACGCCACGGTGATGGCCGCCACCCCCGACCTCTCCCGCACCCTGGTCTACTCGGTCGACGCGACCGACGCCAAGGGCGACGGCCAGGCCATAGCCGAGCGTTTCGCGTACCCCGCGTTCAAGCGCTGA
- a CDS encoding TIR domain-containing protein: protein MVARQIIPGDTGPLDFFISYSPADERWASWIAWTLEEAGYRTVLQAWDFVPGTNFVDFMDRGVSESAAVIAVLSRNYERSRYGRMEWQAALRADPDAPERRLLTVRVEDIPVEGLLATITYVDLVPVTDPSAARDLLLTRVRQALDGRARPALRPDYPGGSGHPAPSAPSVPSLPPSGRPLGRSGWAGRRRPAAPPSYPRVSGEASGREAVTLLHLAGPAFGRGQDPAELQAAIWGDLVELTDAGAPAPDLLVVTGDLTASGSRREFEQALSFLTGLRALLGLEPHRVALVPGGQDVNQAACQAYFSTCEADEMPPRPPYWPKWRHFAGLFQELYQGLDVVFDSDQPWTLFPVPELHTVIAGLNSSMAYSHRRDDQYGLVGPEQAAWFAQALRPHETEGWLRIGVLRHAPGAARPPAARRPAASPDGTGPLRDTDVLTRLTAPRLHLLLHGPTDPGALPALTTASGEVPVIGSLGPGRHQLLRVTREGLATWQGPGEPRRRPVQWRRAQRAFGPEDTEVTAGATAGNPEPDRSPSPEPEPRAVQTPAEILLARVTEVCRTRHEGAQIRQVDGPVPQLLVTWSQSGFVRQQRVAVHTGTPSAQDIDRFVALVHAADSETEAELVHDGPPPARELRDAARRRGVRVRSFTEYQGLLDLRGYVSAQSERLRTDPRYPPGMYLPQRYREVERLDAEDRDGLVDEMLRLLDSDQGRFLLLLGDFGHGKTFALRELARRIPNELPHLVPLLVELHALDRAYSFEGLVAAHLAAHGVDNIDLRAFRYMLQQGRIALLFDGFDELVNQVTYDRAAERLQVLLDSAVDSAKILVSSRTQHFRSQGQVLTALGERVGLLPHRRVLAVQEFTPRQIRAYLVNRYDGDTQAAERRLRLLDAIPDLLALCRNPRLLGFVADLDDDQLRAVAGAGRALSAAGLYQEVLTAWLGFEEQRAGAAPGRAPGLSLDQLWHAVTALALRLWESGQDSLRLDELTDVAETLTGLAGTRLSVPQTAHAIGSGTLLVRSDEGLFRFIHGSVVEWLVARECAERLTAGDATLPTRRQLSQLAVEFLCDLADHRVCQAWAERQLGGGEADGTEAGRANAVKILSRLRVPAHTDLRGAALAGEDLSHRDFSGVDLTRADLTDARLVGANLSGAVLRHARLTGARLDGADLTGADLRGADLRRARLIRTDLSGARVDGGRWRQAALISATTGPLAETPELAAAALAPGLAVDAGFRPSAVGVPYGFDMQTSRLPEPISYSPDGELLAVGSEDGGVLVCDATTGLALRTLEGHTGRVYAVKFRERALATGSSDGTVRLWDPVSGRCLHRLEIHPGGVWPVALDADGLLLATGDADGVITVWDPATGTPLHRLPGHTAPVYTVAFAPGNTTLVTGDASSAVRLWDLTTGERSGELPGHRSAVFRARFSPDGTLLATGDRGDDRLGGTVRVWDVATRTVRHEFTGHSGRVYTLDFHPGGRFLVSGDTDGEVRLWDLAAGRSAGLLGGCRGGVYQVLFDPDGTQLAAGDSAGVVRLWRIDPESDPVAVPLNRQPAEHRGSVWVCKFRPHGDTPAPGAGPLLVTGGNDGVVRLWDPATGQGRRILRGHGRRIGTLSFSADGSMLAAGGNDGVVRVWHSASGRRLRELTGQSDRLVSAAFGPAGPLLATASSDGDIYLWNAATGEYQRELDVETDHVWAEAFSADGELLATANDDDTVRLWYRVTGAHVATITEHFGRVRAIAFRGDGANLVTGCDDRKVRIWDIAERRITGVLDGHQDRVYAVAFAPDGSWLASASWDGTAVIWKDGEIDHRLTGHTGKLWTAAAHPLRPLLATAGDDRTVRLWDPHTGAETAVLTGHTGRVLAVAFSPDGSRLASGGEDGTVRLWNVPADAPPTLRATLVGMPGGWAALSPSGGYKYEGDVTGEFWHAVGMCRFEPGELDGHLPGVRQVPLDEQLG from the coding sequence ATGGTGGCTCGACAGATCATCCCGGGGGACACCGGGCCATTGGATTTCTTCATCAGCTACTCACCCGCCGACGAACGCTGGGCGTCGTGGATCGCCTGGACGCTGGAGGAGGCCGGCTACCGCACGGTGCTCCAGGCCTGGGACTTCGTGCCGGGCACGAACTTCGTCGACTTCATGGACCGCGGTGTGAGCGAGTCCGCCGCCGTCATCGCCGTACTCTCGCGCAACTACGAGCGCTCGCGGTACGGACGGATGGAGTGGCAGGCCGCCCTGCGGGCGGATCCGGACGCGCCCGAGCGAAGACTTCTCACCGTGCGCGTCGAGGACATCCCGGTGGAGGGGCTCCTGGCCACCATCACCTATGTCGACCTGGTGCCGGTCACCGATCCCTCGGCCGCCCGAGACCTGCTGCTCACCCGCGTCCGGCAGGCTCTCGACGGCCGCGCCCGGCCCGCCCTGCGCCCCGACTACCCGGGCGGCAGCGGCCATCCCGCACCGTCGGCGCCGTCCGTGCCGTCCCTTCCGCCCTCCGGGCGGCCGCTCGGCCGGTCCGGCTGGGCGGGGCGGCGCAGGCCCGCCGCCCCGCCGTCGTACCCGCGGGTCTCGGGCGAGGCCTCGGGGCGCGAGGCGGTCACCCTGCTCCATCTGGCCGGGCCCGCCTTCGGCCGGGGCCAGGACCCCGCCGAATTACAGGCGGCGATCTGGGGCGACCTGGTGGAACTCACCGATGCCGGAGCGCCCGCGCCCGATCTGCTGGTGGTCACCGGCGATCTGACCGCGAGCGGCAGCCGCCGGGAGTTCGAACAGGCCCTGTCCTTCCTCACCGGGCTGCGGGCCCTGCTGGGCCTCGAACCGCACCGGGTCGCCCTCGTCCCGGGCGGCCAGGACGTCAACCAGGCCGCCTGCCAGGCCTACTTCAGCACCTGCGAGGCCGACGAGATGCCGCCCCGGCCGCCGTACTGGCCCAAGTGGCGCCACTTCGCGGGGCTCTTCCAGGAGCTGTACCAGGGCCTCGACGTCGTCTTCGACAGCGACCAGCCGTGGACCCTCTTCCCCGTGCCGGAACTGCACACCGTGATCGCGGGACTCAACTCCTCGATGGCCTACAGCCACCGCCGCGACGACCAGTACGGACTCGTCGGACCCGAGCAGGCCGCCTGGTTCGCCCAGGCGCTGCGCCCACACGAGACCGAGGGCTGGCTGCGCATCGGCGTGCTGCGCCACGCACCCGGCGCCGCCCGGCCGCCGGCCGCCCGCCGCCCCGCTGCCTCGCCGGACGGCACGGGACCGCTGCGCGACACCGACGTGCTCACCCGGCTGACCGCGCCCCGGCTGCACCTGCTGCTGCACGGCCCCACCGACCCCGGTGCGCTGCCCGCCCTGACCACCGCCTCCGGCGAGGTGCCGGTGATCGGCTCCCTCGGCCCGGGCCGGCACCAGCTGCTCCGCGTCACCCGCGAGGGCCTCGCGACCTGGCAGGGCCCGGGAGAGCCGCGGCGCCGCCCGGTCCAGTGGCGGCGGGCCCAGCGGGCCTTCGGGCCCGAGGACACCGAAGTGACGGCGGGCGCCACGGCGGGCAACCCGGAACCGGACCGGTCCCCGAGCCCCGAGCCCGAGCCGCGCGCCGTGCAGACCCCGGCCGAGATACTGCTGGCCCGGGTCACCGAGGTCTGCCGCACCCGCCACGAAGGCGCCCAGATCCGACAGGTCGACGGACCGGTGCCGCAACTCCTCGTCACCTGGAGCCAGTCGGGCTTCGTGCGCCAGCAGCGGGTGGCCGTCCACACCGGCACCCCGAGCGCGCAGGACATCGACCGCTTCGTGGCCCTGGTGCACGCCGCCGACTCCGAGACCGAGGCCGAACTCGTCCACGACGGCCCGCCGCCCGCCCGCGAACTGCGCGACGCGGCCCGCCGCAGAGGCGTCAGGGTACGCAGCTTCACCGAGTACCAGGGCCTGCTCGACCTGCGCGGATACGTCTCCGCGCAGAGCGAGCGGCTGCGCACCGACCCCCGCTATCCACCGGGCATGTACCTGCCCCAGCGGTACCGGGAGGTGGAGCGCCTCGACGCCGAGGACCGCGACGGCCTGGTGGACGAGATGCTCCGGCTGCTCGACTCCGACCAGGGCCGCTTCCTGCTGCTCCTCGGCGACTTCGGGCACGGCAAGACCTTCGCGCTGCGCGAGCTGGCCCGGCGCATCCCCAATGAACTGCCGCACCTCGTCCCCCTGCTGGTCGAACTGCACGCCCTGGACCGGGCCTACTCCTTCGAGGGGCTCGTCGCCGCCCACCTCGCCGCCCACGGCGTCGACAACATCGACCTGCGCGCCTTCCGCTACATGCTTCAGCAGGGCCGCATCGCGCTCCTCTTCGACGGCTTCGACGAACTCGTCAACCAGGTGACGTACGACCGTGCCGCCGAGCGCCTCCAGGTGCTCCTCGACTCCGCCGTGGACAGCGCCAAGATCCTGGTCAGCAGCCGCACCCAGCACTTCCGCTCCCAGGGCCAGGTGCTCACCGCGCTCGGCGAACGCGTCGGCCTGCTCCCGCACCGCCGGGTGCTGGCCGTCCAGGAGTTCACCCCGCGGCAGATCCGCGCCTACCTGGTCAACCGCTACGACGGCGACACCCAGGCCGCCGAGCGCCGGCTCAGGCTCCTCGACGCCATCCCCGACCTGCTCGCCCTGTGCCGCAACCCCCGGCTGCTCGGCTTCGTCGCCGACCTGGACGACGACCAGCTGCGCGCGGTCGCCGGCGCGGGACGCGCGCTCAGCGCCGCCGGCCTCTACCAGGAGGTGCTCACCGCCTGGCTCGGCTTCGAGGAACAGCGTGCCGGGGCCGCCCCCGGCCGGGCCCCCGGGCTCAGCCTGGACCAGCTGTGGCACGCGGTCACCGCGCTCGCCCTCAGGCTGTGGGAGAGCGGCCAGGACTCGCTGCGCCTGGACGAACTGACCGATGTCGCCGAGACTCTGACCGGACTCGCGGGCACCCGCCTCTCGGTGCCGCAGACCGCGCACGCCATCGGCTCCGGCACCCTGCTGGTGCGCAGCGACGAGGGCCTGTTCCGGTTCATCCACGGCTCGGTGGTGGAGTGGCTCGTCGCCCGGGAGTGCGCCGAGCGGCTGACCGCGGGCGACGCCACCCTGCCGACGCGGCGTCAACTGAGCCAGCTGGCCGTCGAGTTCCTGTGCGACCTCGCCGACCACCGGGTCTGCCAGGCGTGGGCCGAACGGCAGCTCGGCGGCGGCGAAGCCGACGGGACCGAGGCCGGGCGCGCCAACGCCGTGAAGATCCTCAGCCGGCTGCGGGTGCCCGCCCACACCGATCTGCGCGGCGCCGCCCTGGCCGGTGAGGACCTCTCGCACCGTGACTTCTCCGGTGTCGACCTCACCCGCGCCGACCTCACCGACGCCCGCCTCGTCGGCGCCAACCTCTCCGGCGCCGTCCTGCGGCACGCCCGGCTGACCGGTGCCCGGCTCGACGGCGCGGATCTGACCGGCGCCGATCTGCGCGGCGCCGATCTGCGCCGGGCCCGGCTGATCCGCACCGACCTGAGCGGCGCCCGGGTGGACGGCGGCCGCTGGCGGCAGGCCGCCCTGATCTCGGCGACCACCGGGCCCCTGGCCGAGACCCCCGAACTGGCCGCCGCCGCGCTTGCTCCCGGCCTGGCCGTCGACGCCGGCTTCCGGCCCTCCGCGGTCGGCGTCCCCTACGGCTTCGACATGCAGACCAGCCGGCTGCCCGAGCCCATCTCCTACAGCCCCGACGGTGAACTCCTCGCCGTGGGCAGCGAGGACGGCGGCGTGCTGGTCTGCGACGCCACCACCGGCCTCGCCCTGCGCACCCTGGAGGGCCACACCGGACGGGTCTACGCGGTCAAGTTCCGCGAACGGGCACTGGCCACCGGCAGCTCCGACGGCACCGTACGGCTGTGGGACCCGGTGTCCGGCCGCTGTCTGCACCGGCTGGAGATCCACCCCGGCGGGGTCTGGCCGGTCGCCCTCGACGCCGACGGACTCCTGCTGGCCACCGGCGACGCCGACGGCGTCATCACCGTCTGGGACCCGGCCACCGGCACCCCCCTGCACCGGCTGCCCGGACACACCGCGCCCGTCTACACCGTGGCCTTCGCACCGGGCAACACCACCCTGGTCACCGGGGACGCCTCCAGCGCCGTACGGCTGTGGGACCTCACCACGGGAGAGCGGTCGGGCGAACTGCCCGGCCACCGCAGCGCGGTGTTCCGGGCGCGGTTCAGCCCGGACGGCACCCTGCTGGCCACCGGCGACCGTGGCGACGATCGGCTGGGCGGCACCGTCCGGGTGTGGGACGTCGCCACCCGGACCGTCCGGCACGAGTTCACCGGCCACTCCGGGCGCGTCTACACCCTGGACTTCCACCCCGGCGGCCGGTTCCTGGTCAGCGGTGACACCGACGGCGAGGTGCGGCTGTGGGACCTGGCCGCCGGGCGCAGCGCCGGGCTGCTCGGCGGCTGCCGCGGCGGCGTCTACCAGGTGCTGTTCGATCCTGACGGGACCCAGCTCGCCGCCGGTGACAGCGCCGGAGTGGTCCGGCTGTGGCGGATCGACCCGGAGTCCGACCCCGTCGCCGTGCCCCTGAACCGGCAGCCCGCCGAGCACCGCGGCTCGGTGTGGGTGTGCAAGTTCCGTCCGCACGGCGACACGCCCGCCCCGGGCGCCGGCCCGCTGCTGGTGACCGGTGGCAACGACGGCGTCGTCCGTCTCTGGGACCCCGCCACCGGCCAGGGCAGACGCATTCTGCGCGGCCACGGACGCCGCATCGGCACCCTGTCCTTCAGCGCCGACGGTTCCATGCTGGCGGCCGGCGGCAACGACGGTGTCGTCCGCGTGTGGCACTCCGCCTCCGGCCGGCGGCTGCGCGAACTGACCGGTCAGAGCGACCGCCTGGTCTCGGCCGCGTTCGGCCCCGCCGGCCCCCTGCTGGCCACCGCGAGCAGCGACGGCGACATCTATCTGTGGAACGCCGCCACCGGCGAGTACCAGCGCGAGCTGGACGTCGAGACGGATCATGTGTGGGCCGAGGCGTTCAGCGCCGACGGCGAACTGCTGGCCACCGCCAACGACGACGACACGGTACGGCTGTGGTACCGGGTGACCGGGGCCCATGTGGCCACCATCACCGAGCACTTCGGCCGGGTCCGCGCGATCGCCTTCCGCGGCGACGGCGCGAACCTGGTCACCGGCTGCGACGACCGCAAGGTGCGGATCTGGGACATCGCCGAGCGCCGGATAACCGGCGTCCTGGACGGGCACCAGGACCGGGTGTACGCCGTGGCGTTCGCCCCCGACGGCTCCTGGCTGGCCAGTGCCTCCTGGGACGGTACCGCGGTGATCTGGAAGGACGGGGAGATCGACCACCGCCTGACCGGCCACACCGGCAAGCTGTGGACGGCGGCGGCACATCCGCTGCGGCCCCTGCTGGCGACCGCCGGCGACGACCGCACCGTCCGCCTGTGGGATCCGCACACCGGAGCCGAGACCGCCGTGCTCACCGGCCACACCGGCCGCGTGCTGGCCGTCGCCTTCAGCCCCGACGGCTCCCGGCTCGCCTCGGGCGGCGAGGACGGCACGGTACGCCTGTGGAACGTCCCCGCCGACGCCCCGCCCACCCTGCGCGCCACCCTCGTCGGCATGCCCGGGGGCTGGGCCGCCCTGTCACCCTCCGGCGGCTACAAGTACGAGGGAGACGTCACCGGCGAGTTCTGGCACGCGGTCGGCATGTGCCGCTTCGAGCCCGGAGAACTCGACGGGCATCTGCCGGGGGTGCGGCAGGTGCCGCTGGACGAGCAGCTGGGGTGA
- a CDS encoding RNA polymerase sigma factor, producing the protein MNAGTGTDLDGRRWRATVAAAQAGDRQALDELLQGWLPLVYNVVGRALNGHADVDDVVQETMLRAVDHLGTLRDPDSFRSWLMAIAMRQIRERARKGRAHRSVEGAPDGTGDFAELAVLRLQLEGQRREVAQAVRWLDAEDRQLLSLWWLEVAGELTRRELAAAVGISRQHAAVRVQRMKARLETSRGIVRALADACPELRELTARWPGRPDSVWRKRLARHIRGCGHCGDVREPVVPAERLIAGIALVPVPAGFTLSLALGGKTAAPATTAGWSAKVLGALTKPAVAVTASATLVAGGAYVVVRPPGTSPAPTAPTPTAPHTTGRPPAASASPPPSLSPTPSPARRTDAYGTVVDAVDRAPAPDTPPAALPQRPETRVTSTGGAHAVMNHRGDSVTLSGEGYVLVRWQISPQHRAGSLVMPSWTGLKGRLFHVASGGGRRMDDPVSASDRTATGMGDSAVGYAVPPAGTQQMWQNEYFYLDGSVTLTSNERGADYGLSVFPTTWDAVEKDITTGPAQGAKRYGLVRDTGEDSAPVPQYLTRTTPADPATVPQHSRV; encoded by the coding sequence ATGAACGCGGGCACCGGAACGGACCTGGACGGACGGCGGTGGCGTGCCACCGTGGCGGCCGCGCAGGCCGGTGACCGGCAGGCGCTGGACGAACTGCTCCAGGGCTGGTTGCCGCTGGTCTACAACGTCGTCGGCCGCGCGCTGAACGGCCACGCCGACGTCGACGACGTCGTCCAGGAGACCATGCTCCGCGCCGTCGACCATCTCGGCACGCTCCGCGACCCGGACAGCTTCCGGTCCTGGCTGATGGCCATCGCCATGCGGCAGATCCGCGAGCGGGCGCGCAAGGGGAGGGCGCACCGGTCGGTCGAGGGCGCACCGGACGGCACCGGCGACTTCGCCGAGCTGGCCGTTCTGCGGCTCCAGCTGGAGGGCCAGCGGCGCGAGGTGGCGCAGGCCGTGCGCTGGCTGGACGCCGAGGACCGGCAGTTGCTGTCGCTGTGGTGGCTGGAGGTGGCCGGCGAGCTGACCCGGCGCGAGCTGGCGGCGGCCGTCGGTATCAGCAGGCAGCACGCCGCCGTCCGCGTCCAGCGGATGAAAGCGCGTCTGGAGACCTCCCGGGGCATCGTGCGGGCCCTGGCCGACGCCTGCCCCGAACTGCGCGAACTGACCGCCCGCTGGCCCGGTCGCCCCGACTCGGTGTGGCGCAAGCGGCTCGCCCGGCACATACGGGGCTGCGGCCACTGCGGCGACGTCCGCGAGCCCGTCGTACCCGCCGAGCGGCTCATCGCCGGGATCGCCCTCGTGCCCGTGCCCGCCGGCTTCACCCTGTCGCTGGCCCTCGGCGGCAAGACGGCGGCCCCGGCCACCACCGCCGGCTGGTCCGCCAAGGTGCTGGGCGCCCTGACCAAGCCCGCCGTGGCCGTGACGGCGAGCGCGACCCTCGTGGCGGGCGGCGCCTACGTCGTCGTACGCCCCCCTGGCACATCACCCGCACCAACGGCACCGACACCCACAGCGCCCCACACGACCGGCCGGCCCCCGGCCGCCTCGGCATCCCCGCCGCCCTCCCTCTCTCCCACCCCGTCGCCGGCCCGGCGGACGGACGCCTACGGCACGGTCGTCGACGCGGTCGACCGGGCGCCCGCGCCGGACACGCCTCCGGCGGCGCTGCCCCAACGGCCGGAGACCCGCGTGACCAGCACCGGTGGCGCGCACGCCGTCATGAACCACCGCGGGGACAGCGTGACGCTCAGCGGCGAGGGCTATGTGCTGGTCCGCTGGCAGATCTCGCCGCAGCACCGGGCCGGCAGCCTCGTCATGCCGAGCTGGACCGGACTCAAGGGCAGGCTCTTCCACGTGGCCTCGGGCGGCGGCCGCCGCATGGACGACCCCGTCAGCGCTTCCGACCGGACCGCCACCGGCATGGGCGACTCGGCCGTCGGCTACGCCGTCCCGCCGGCCGGCACCCAGCAGATGTGGCAGAACGAGTACTTCTACCTCGACGGCAGTGTCACCCTCACCTCGAACGAGCGCGGTGCCGACTACGGCCTGAGCGTCTTCCCGACCACCTGGGACGCCGTGGAGAAGGACATCACGACCGGCCCCGCCCAGGGCGCGAAGCGCTACGGCCTGGTCCGCGACACCGGCGAGGACTCCGCCCCCGTCCCGCAGTACCTCACCCGCACCACCCCCGCCGACCCGGCGACCGTGCCTCAGCACTCACGCGTGTAG
- a CDS encoding glycerophosphodiester phosphodiesterase: MQTVTAVAHRGDPYRFRENTVASLRSALDQGADAVEIDVRLTRDGVPVLLHDETLKRLWEHDRPLRSLSADEVRGLTAGGVPTLDEALTATGDSRVMVDLCGRVDRRTVRQIMDVVRQSGAQDRVYYCAHAEAMLAVRAEDPSAEIALTWTTLAPPRPALLAAVRPRWLNYRFSLVDRDLAARVHHDGCLLSVWTPDTRRTMRRLLDLGVDSITTNRIDTLHALRNGGRPANSRGALHA, from the coding sequence ATGCAGACCGTGACCGCCGTGGCCCACCGCGGCGACCCCTACCGCTTCCGCGAGAACACCGTCGCCTCACTGCGTTCCGCGCTCGACCAGGGCGCGGACGCGGTGGAGATCGACGTACGGCTCACCCGCGACGGCGTCCCCGTGCTGCTGCACGACGAGACGCTGAAGCGGCTGTGGGAACACGACCGTCCCCTGCGCTCGCTCTCGGCCGACGAGGTGCGCGGGCTCACGGCGGGCGGAGTGCCCACCCTGGACGAGGCCCTGACCGCGACCGGCGACAGCCGGGTGATGGTGGACCTGTGCGGCCGGGTCGACCGCCGGACCGTGCGGCAGATCATGGACGTCGTACGACAGTCCGGAGCCCAGGACCGCGTCTACTACTGCGCGCACGCCGAGGCCATGCTCGCCGTCCGCGCCGAGGATCCGTCCGCCGAGATCGCCCTGACCTGGACGACCCTGGCTCCGCCCCGCCCCGCGCTGCTGGCGGCGGTGCGTCCCCGCTGGCTCAACTACCGCTTCTCCCTGGTCGACCGGGACCTGGCGGCCCGCGTCCACCACGACGGCTGCCTCCTGTCGGTCTGGACCCCGGACACCCGCCGCACCATGCGCCGCCTCCTGGACCTGGGCGTCGACTCGATCACCACGAACCGCATCGACACACTGCACGCCCTGCGCAACGGCGGCCGGCCGGCGAACTCCCGAGGAGCGCTACACGCGTGA
- a CDS encoding DUF4190 domain-containing protein, translating into MTDRTQPGAGEGAGFDPWAPPDSKPSLDKGAQQPAPGQQPPVQDQQPPVRPPSVHDQATMTSLPSSGFGAPGFGAPGFGAPGAAPGQGWSESAVPPPPVAPTVPGPAAPGGYGYPAFPQGQGYGWGGGMPMAPQNGMGTAALVLGILSCCLFCVYGVPSLVLGVIAVVLGVKGKRRAERGEATNHGQAQAGFVTGIIGIILSLVVIAFFVVAIVFAIKDSKDHGTDTEPSYNSAPRISAPVLTRG; encoded by the coding sequence ATGACGGACCGGACGCAGCCGGGCGCGGGTGAGGGAGCGGGCTTCGACCCGTGGGCGCCGCCCGACAGCAAGCCGTCGCTGGACAAGGGCGCGCAGCAGCCGGCGCCCGGGCAGCAGCCTCCTGTCCAGGACCAGCAGCCCCCGGTGCGGCCGCCGTCCGTGCACGACCAGGCCACCATGACGTCCCTGCCCAGCAGCGGCTTCGGCGCGCCCGGCTTCGGGGCGCCCGGCTTCGGCGCACCCGGCGCGGCCCCGGGGCAGGGCTGGAGCGAATCCGCCGTGCCGCCCCCGCCGGTCGCACCCACCGTCCCCGGCCCGGCGGCGCCGGGCGGGTACGGCTACCCTGCCTTCCCGCAGGGACAGGGGTACGGCTGGGGCGGCGGTATGCCGATGGCCCCGCAGAACGGGATGGGCACCGCGGCATTGGTGCTCGGCATCCTGTCCTGCTGTCTGTTCTGCGTCTACGGTGTGCCCTCCCTCGTGCTCGGCGTCATAGCCGTGGTCCTCGGCGTCAAGGGGAAGAGGCGGGCCGAGCGTGGTGAGGCCACCAACCACGGTCAGGCCCAGGCGGGCTTCGTCACCGGCATCATCGGGATCATCCTCAGCCTGGTGGTCATCGCGTTCTTCGTCGTCGCCATCGTCTTCGCCATCAAGGACTCGAAGGACCACGGCACGGACACCGAGCCGTCCTACAACTCCGCCCCCCGGATCTCCGCACCCGTGCTGACACGGGGCTGA